A single Thermanaerothrix sp. DNA region contains:
- the hslV gene encoding ATP-dependent protease subunit HslV: MFKGTTVVCVRRDFRVAMAGDGQVTLGSQIVKTRARKVRPLKWNVLAGFAGSTADAMTLFERFERSLDANKGDLLRASVELVKEWRTDRALRRLEAMMLVADLERTLLLSGSGDVLEMEEQCASIGSGSGYALAAARAFLEGTDWDAASIARRSLEIASEICIYTNSHVTLEEIAR, from the coding sequence TTGTTTAAGGGAACCACCGTGGTGTGCGTCAGAAGGGATTTCAGGGTTGCCATGGCGGGGGATGGGCAGGTAACATTGGGGTCTCAGATTGTGAAAACAAGAGCTAGAAAGGTCCGTCCCCTGAAGTGGAACGTGTTGGCGGGGTTTGCTGGGTCCACCGCCGACGCCATGACCCTTTTCGAGAGGTTTGAGAGGAGCTTGGATGCCAACAAGGGAGATCTTCTAAGGGCTTCGGTGGAGCTGGTCAAGGAGTGGCGTACCGACCGGGCCTTGAGGCGCCTTGAGGCGATGATGTTGGTGGCGGACCTGGAGAGGACCCTTCTTCTGTCCGGCTCCGGGGACGTGTTGGAGATGGAGGAGCAGTGCGCCTCCATAGGGTCTGGCTCCGGCTACGCCCTGGCGGCGGCCAGGGCCTTTCTGGAGGGCACCGACTGGGACGCCGCCTCCATAGCCCGCAGGTCCTTGGAGATAGCGTCGGAGATATGCATATACACCAATTCCCAC